The following nucleotide sequence is from Citrus sinensis cultivar Valencia sweet orange chromosome 6, DVS_A1.0, whole genome shotgun sequence.
gaaaaattcaaaagggcGTTGCAAAGAAGCTTACAATGATTCGATCAACACCGGAACTCCAAGCCCGACTAAGAACGGTTGCTATATCTGAGGCGTGGCATTGTTTGCCATGATAGATTCCTTTGAACATGCCATCTGCAAACAAAAAGTGACATTTGCAGGGGTAATAGTTGTATCTTAGAATAGAAGAAGATTatgtgtttgatgaaatgccCGAGTGACAAACCTGTGAAGTTGACAGCAATATCTGTTTTCAGCAAAGAAATTATGGTATGGGTTAGCTAAAATAATTTGGAGAtgagtggaaaaaaaataaaaggaaaatttgaCGATAAGCTTAATGGGTTTTGTAGAGAGCTATAGATTTTTACCTATCAAACGAATTGTCGCCATGAAGAAGTAAGGAAGAGTTACCTTTTCAGCCCTTTTGTTTCTCGAATATAGTTGTGGCCCAAAACCATAATGTCTGTTAGCAATTGATTTGGTTCTATACTAATATTGTATTGATATTTTTGCTTAAATAATAACTGTTATAGTTGGTTTTTAGGGATGCATATTTgaaccaaaatttaaaactataaaataattttaaaaaaaagataaaagaaggACTATGATAAGCTAAAATgtattttagatatttgattagggattataaaattttctgtGGGTTTAGGGCCTTATGAGGCTCCACCCCAAATGgggtaaattttaaataattttttaagaatgaGGAAACAATAATTCCTAAATTCTTAATGGGGGAgggattttattttgtactcCTCGCCCCACCCTCACCCCAATTCCTAttatatacaaatatttttttattttttattttattaattacaatgttggttaataattttatttttatttttaacctaATACAAATGTattataactaaaagaaaatccttcaatataattcttattcaacggtaaaactttattatcttttctttttctctcttaaggtgtttctttcttcaattatttttcagttttcataTCATTTTTAAGATGTTGCTTCAAAATTTAAGTGATTTTTAAactaacttaaatattttataatatgacaattatttttatttaagtctttaattttaatttactgaagTCACGTATCTATACCTAttataaaacaagtaaatggAGAATGGGGTGgagatagaaaaattatttttcacgtGAGGATTCTCCATCCCcaccccactaaatttattaggGAATGGAggcaacattttttttatgtgggTAGAAAATGAGGTAAGCCTACCCACTTCATTGCCATAAAAAtcttagtatttttttaaattaattatttttttaacattattaacaatgataattttaagtgtcatattattataaattgacGGTCAACTTTTTTGCGTAGAATTTACATATGTAAATCCCATGTGATCTAATTAGTTGAACCAATTAACACTCTCAAAATTATCCGTAAAATAATTGTCACTTGTATTTATCACTTTCTATAGATAGGAGGTGACgttttaatgtattttaatGAATGAAATCCTACAATAATAATGAACTGTAAATATTTCGCCGTAACGGGACAGATGACATGGCGCTGTCAAATGCATCTAGACAGTAGAAGATTCAGCTGCCGTCTTCCCCCAGCCTACCagtttttttttgccctttttaattaattataaatttcctATTGCCAGGTCCAAGCCTAAAAATGATAGAAGCTGACtcatattatttaacaaacaagaatccccattcaaaaaaaaaaaaaaaaaaacatgaatcAAGTAACACTACTCCTTTTTCCACACATGCGAGTAGCAAATCGATCTTGTATGTAACTATGTAATATGtattatctaattttatgACCGACTCGTATATTCGGATTGCATTATAAGAGATGTCGGTAAATTTTAACTGTAAATtaccatttgaaaaaaaaaaaaaattgattccaAGACATTCAAACGGGAAAAATATTAGATACAatgaaaaaatacacaaaagtAGCACCCAACAGATAATATACATGCAACAAAACCAAAATACTAGGTACAAAAAAGAATATAGAAACGCATATGACTAAGCTCAACTGTCTCACTCACCCCCCATCAAATCTCAACTGTTCAAAAGCAATTAAATCCAGCTAAAATAAGGCATAATGAAATCCTAAGGCTGAGCTTAGGATGGCGGAGTTTGTGCCTGAGGCGTTGGATTCTGCGGACTactaccaccaccaccattgCCACCACCATTGTCCCATGGTTTCACAGTGAACAACACCACAAACAGGATTATGATTAGCAATATTGTGATGGCGATACAGGTCCATTTTCGGGTACTTAGCTGATACTTCCTGGCTGTTTGCAATCTCTCGGTCCCGCCTCTGACATATGAATTAGCTCGTTGCACCTGGCTCTCAATGTCGTCCAATTGTTCACCTTGGGCCTGGACCAATACCGCCATGTCTAGGAAAACTTGGTGCAATTCCTGAAGATTTTTCTCCAGCACTTTCACGGCATCATGCCTCTCTTGTATCTCATTTATGGTGTCCAAAATTCTTCCCCTTCCTTGCTCCTGAATTGCTTTCTGCAAGAATGTTTCACTCTCTCCTGCATATTTAACAAAGTTACAAGTATCAATCTCAAATACCCTAAAGTTGCCTAATGTTTTTCTCTTGTATCACATTACagtgacaaaaaaaaaaaaatcttaatatttgaataaaatttataaaaacagAATCAAGAAACACTGGAGGTTAAAGACAGATATTACAAATATATACATttctatttcctttttcttcaaaatatatcaataaatttaggtgcacttttaatttttagtaataAAGGAGGATTTTAAATGAAactcccctttttttttaatttggtaaaaCCATTTGGAAACTagaacaacaaaaattttttgtaaaacaAAAGTATCTTCACTTAATTGTTGTTATGTGTTaatcttttttgaaaatatctaCAAGTTCTTCATCAGAAAACATTTCAAGTGCTTTTGAATCAATGAGTGTCTAATACTAATTAAGTGCTTGTCTGAAAAGCATTTTCACCTGTTCCAAGGAAACAAGATAATAAGATAGACAATTACAGAAGCAATTTTCACTGATTTTGCATGCATCAATCTTGAAGATCAAACACattataaatcaaatgaaaattgctTCACAATAACTTAGATATTTCCCAAAATAACCCTCGAATTCAAGGTAATATGCAAATTCATCAGTCTATCGCCACTCACCAGTAGAAATCAAGCGATCTAAGGTCTTCTCGTCGGGATTCTCTCCGGTGACCGTATAGTACCTCCTCTGAACGGTGTCCCTATACTCGGACGAAATCCTCTGCCTCAACTCGTTAAAACTCTCCATCGAGTCCTTCAGCTTCTT
It contains:
- the LOC102629306 gene encoding syntaxin-121, with product MNDLFSGSFSRFRSEQASPDRPHHHTTIQMTENPNSTGGVNLDKFFDDVESVKDELKELERLHNSLQTSHEKSKTLHNAKAVKDLRSRMDADVSAALKNAKLIKIRLEALDRSNAANRSLPGCGPGSSSDRTRTSVVNGLRKKLKDSMESFNELRQRISSEYRDTVQRRYYTVTGENPDEKTLDRLISTGESETFLQKAIQEQGRGRILDTINEIQERHDAVKVLEKNLQELHQVFLDMAVLVQAQGEQLDDIESQVQRANSYVRGGTERLQTARKYQLSTRKWTCIAITILLIIILFVVLFTVKPWDNGGGNGGGGSSPQNPTPQAQTPPS